The following proteins come from a genomic window of Caldisericia bacterium:
- the thrC gene encoding threonine synthase, with protein MKKIKFLKCILCGSEYEESEVKYTCPKCGKDGILFVELDYKNLNFKKENLKDRPNNILRYHELFPIEDIQNSPPLNVGMTPLYKSKRLNEYLKLNNLLIKDDGRNPTASFKDRASFIVVKKAMELGFNSITTASTGNAASSLAGIAASVGIKTYIFVPETAPKAKIAQLLAFGANVFAVKGSYDECFDLCIKASDEFGWYNRNTAYNPYTIEGKKSVSFEIWEQMNFEVPDKIFVSVGDGVIYSGVYKGFYDLYKLNLINKIPQVIGVQAEGASPIVKAFIENKERVEPIDNPKTVADSICVGYPRNGNMALKLAREYNGNFISVSDEEILSAIPLLGKLTGIFGEPAGVTPLAGLIKMKKEGKIDENEKIVVIVSGNGLKDIESAIKSTGEPNYINLDINDIRKHVKF; from the coding sequence ATGAAAAAAATTAAATTTTTAAAATGTATTCTTTGCGGAAGTGAATATGAAGAAAGTGAAGTAAAATATACTTGCCCAAAGTGCGGAAAAGATGGAATTCTTTTTGTAGAACTTGATTATAAAAATTTAAACTTCAAAAAAGAAAACTTAAAAGATAGACCAAACAATATTTTAAGATACCATGAACTTTTTCCAATAGAAGATATACAAAACTCTCCACCTCTAAATGTTGGAATGACTCCACTTTATAAATCAAAAAGATTAAATGAATATCTTAAACTTAACAACTTATTGATTAAAGATGACGGTAGAAACCCAACAGCCTCCTTTAAAGATAGAGCATCTTTTATAGTTGTTAAAAAAGCAATGGAACTTGGGTTTAACTCAATTACAACAGCATCAACAGGAAATGCAGCATCATCTCTTGCAGGAATTGCAGCAAGTGTTGGAATAAAAACATATATTTTTGTTCCAGAAACTGCTCCAAAAGCAAAAATTGCACAACTTCTTGCTTTTGGTGCAAATGTTTTTGCTGTAAAGGGAAGTTATGATGAATGTTTTGATCTTTGCATTAAAGCAAGTGATGAGTTTGGCTGGTATAATAGAAATACCGCTTATAATCCATATACAATTGAAGGTAAGAAAAGTGTCTCTTTTGAAATATGGGAACAAATGAATTTTGAAGTGCCAGATAAAATTTTTGTTTCTGTTGGTGATGGAGTTATTTATAGTGGAGTTTATAAAGGTTTTTATGATTTATATAAATTAAACTTGATTAATAAAATTCCTCAAGTAATTGGGGTACAAGCAGAGGGTGCATCTCCTATTGTTAAAGCATTTATTGAAAATAAAGAGAGAGTTGAACCAATTGATAATCCAAAAACAGTCGCAGATTCAATATGTGTAGGATATCCAAGAAATGGAAATATGGCCTTGAAACTTGCAAGAGAATATAATGGAAATTTTATTTCTGTTTCTGATGAAGAAATTCTTAGTGCAATACCACTTCTTGGAAAACTTACAGGCATATTTGGTGAACCTGCTGGCGTAACACCCCTTGCTGGCTTAATTAAAATGAAAAAAGAAGGAAAAATAGATGAAAACGAAAAAATTGTTGTAATAGTTTCAGGTAATGGATTAAAAGATATTGAATCTGCAATTAAAAGTACAGGTGAACCAAATTATATAAATCTTGATATAAATGATATAAGAAAACATGTTAAATTTTAA
- a CDS encoding MFS transporter, with amino-acid sequence MFNVILTGLTSFLVDISTEMFYPLLSLYIVALGGGPQIIGLIEGIAESLASLLKVFSGNLSDIIKKRKPLAIFGYSFSVIGKIFMYFAQSWGGVFLGRVIDRIGKGIRTAPRDALIAESVNERRGRAFGIHRTMDTLGAFFGVLISLYLIKRFELLSIEKGANIVANYLPIFRYIILFSIIPGILGVFILFFVKETAKGLPLGKKLILNLKIIPKKLKGFLLITLIFTFGNSSNQFLLLKAKSIGFSIISVLSLYLVYNITYALFSYPLGRLSDKIGRKWIIVIGYLIYGIVYLSYAFAKSTLLIYILFSIYGLYSAFTEGVEKALVADISPDEIKGSLIGLHATLVGIGLFPASLIGGLLWQFISPQATFIFGGIMGIIASIGMFLVL; translated from the coding sequence ATGTTTAATGTTATTTTAACTGGCTTAACCTCTTTTTTAGTAGACATTAGCACAGAAATGTTTTATCCTTTACTCTCTCTTTATATTGTTGCTCTTGGAGGAGGACCTCAAATTATTGGTTTAATTGAAGGAATTGCTGAAAGTTTAGCAAGTTTACTTAAAGTATTTTCAGGAAATTTATCAGATATCATTAAAAAAAGAAAACCACTTGCAATTTTTGGTTATTCATTTTCAGTAATTGGAAAAATTTTTATGTATTTTGCCCAAAGTTGGGGAGGAGTTTTTTTAGGAAGAGTTATTGACAGAATAGGTAAAGGTATTAGAACTGCTCCAAGAGATGCATTAATTGCAGAATCTGTAAATGAAAGAAGAGGAAGAGCATTTGGAATACATAGAACTATGGATACACTTGGTGCATTTTTTGGTGTTTTAATCTCTTTATATTTAATTAAAAGATTTGAACTTTTATCAATTGAAAAAGGAGCGAATATTGTTGCTAATTATTTACCTATTTTTAGGTACATTATTTTATTTAGTATAATTCCTGGAATTTTGGGTGTATTTATTTTATTTTTTGTTAAGGAGACAGCGAAAGGGTTGCCTCTTGGAAAAAAGTTAATTTTAAATTTAAAAATTATACCAAAAAAATTGAAGGGATTTCTTCTCATAACTCTTATTTTTACATTTGGTAATTCATCAAATCAATTTCTTTTATTAAAAGCAAAAAGTATAGGATTTTCGATTATTTCAGTTCTCTCTCTATATCTTGTCTACAATATAACTTATGCACTTTTTTCATATCCATTAGGTAGATTATCTGACAAAATTGGAAGAAAATGGATAATTGTTATAGGTTATTTAATTTATGGAATAGTTTACCTTTCTTACGCATTCGCTAAAAGCACTCTTCTTATATATATTCTATTTTCAATTTATGGTTTATACTCTGCTTTTACTGAGGGAGTTGAGAAAGCCCTTGTAGCAGATATTTCACCAGATGAAATAAAAGGTAGTTTAATTGGACTCCATGCAACCCTCGTTGGAATAGGACTTTTCCCTGCATCTTTAATTGGTGGTTTACTTTGGCAATTTATTTCTCCACAAGCAACATTTATTTTTGGTGGAATTATGGGAATAATTGCTTCAATTGGAATGTTTTTAGTATTATAA
- a CDS encoding TGS domain-containing protein, whose amino-acid sequence MPANLPPQFYELEREYREKKTIQEKIEILKKMYAIMPKHKGTDKLQAEIKAKISKLKEELEYQRKNKGKRSSFYIEREGAGQVTLVGPPNSGKSTLFYLLSSVPSEIGDYPFTTKTPVVGMVPFEDIKIQFIDLPPIDQDSDYTIFDIIRNSDLILIVLSFEMNLNEELDKILKILSDKGIKILGEGLSEDHLFGPLNKRGLIFINKSDLLTQDEIDNILKNLNTSIPITFGSCESIINIEVVMKKIFEGLNIIRVYTKEPGKPPDMTDPLILKKGSTVLDAAYKLHKEIAKNLKYARLWGSSRFEGQQVNRDYILQDKDIVEFHTK is encoded by the coding sequence ATGCCTGCTAATTTACCACCTCAATTTTATGAATTAGAAAGAGAATATAGAGAGAAAAAAACAATTCAAGAAAAAATTGAAATTCTTAAAAAAATGTATGCAATAATGCCAAAACATAAAGGGACAGATAAATTACAAGCAGAGATTAAGGCAAAAATATCAAAATTAAAAGAAGAGTTAGAATATCAAAGAAAAAATAAAGGTAAGAGAAGTTCTTTTTATATTGAGAGAGAGGGTGCAGGACAAGTTACACTTGTTGGTCCACCAAATTCAGGAAAATCAACACTTTTTTATCTTCTATCCTCTGTTCCATCTGAAATAGGGGATTACCCTTTTACAACAAAAACACCCGTTGTGGGTATGGTTCCTTTTGAGGATATAAAAATTCAATTTATTGATCTACCACCAATTGATCAAGATAGTGATTATACAATTTTTGACATTATTAGAAATTCAGATCTTATTTTAATAGTCTTATCATTTGAAATGAATTTAAATGAAGAATTAGATAAAATTTTAAAAATTCTTAGTGATAAAGGAATAAAAATTCTTGGTGAGGGATTAAGCGAAGATCATCTCTTTGGTCCATTAAATAAAAGAGGATTAATTTTTATTAATAAATCTGATTTATTAACTCAAGATGAAATTGATAATATTTTAAAAAATTTAAATACTTCTATTCCTATTACTTTTGGGTCATGTGAATCAATAATAAATATTGAAGTTGTTATGAAAAAAATCTTTGAAGGATTAAATATTATAAGAGTTTATACAAAAGAACCTGGTAAACCACCTGATATGACAGATCCGCTAATTTTAAAAAAGGGATCAACTGTTTTAGATGCTGCTTATAAATTACATAAAGAGATTGCAAAAAATTTAAAATATGCTCGACTTTGGGGCTCAAGTAGATTTGAAGGTCAACAAGTAAATAGAGATTATATATTACAAGATAAAGACATTGTTGAGTTCCATACGAAGTGA
- a CDS encoding ferredoxin family protein, whose product MPGPIIDHEKCNGDEECYNVCPADPNVFEMRGEGENRKSYVVHPEACIECGLCVDACPTGAITLE is encoded by the coding sequence ATGCCTGGACCAATTATTGACCATGAGAAGTGCAATGGTGATGAAGAGTGTTACAATGTATGTCCAGCAGATCCAAATGTTTTTGAAATGAGAGGAGAAGGTGAAAATAGAAAATCATATGTTGTTCACCCAGAAGCATGTATTGAATGTGGGCTCTGTGTTGACGCTTGTCCAACCGGAGCAATTACATTGGAGTAA